The segment CACTCGCATTTGGTCTTTTTTTGTATATACTTTGCAGTTTTATCCATGCTTTATATTCTGAGTTCGTTTTATTTTGTTTTGTAGGCATAGCATTCCATATAGCAACGCCTCAGCGGTTGGTGGGCATCCAGGGACATACACGTCAACTGGTACAATTCTATCACAGCCTCGGACTACTGAATAAGAGTAATGGTAATAACCACCACCATTTGCACAACTTCCCATGGAAATAACATACTTCGGGTCTGCCATTTGATCATAAACCTTGCGCAATGCTGCTGCCATTTTATTAGTTAGTGTGCCAGCAACAATCATCACATCTGATTGACGTGGGCTTGCACGAAACATTATGCCATATCTATCAAGATCATAACGGCTGGATGCAGTATGCATCATCTCAACTGCGCAACATGCAAGACCAAATGTCATTGGCCACAATGAACCAGACCTTGCCCAATTCATTACATAATCTGTTAAATCACCAAATTTAGTGACAAGAAACCCTTCTTTTTTATAACGACCCCAGTCATCATTAGATAGAATTTGATTTGTCATAAACTACTCCCACTCTAATGCACCTTTACACCATTCATAGATAAAACCTATAGTGAGTATTGCAAGAAATACCATCATAGACCAAAATCCACCATAGCTTATCTTAGATAAAGAAACAGCCCAAGGAAAAAGAAAAGCAGTTTCTAAGTCAAATATTATAAATAATATTGAAACTAGATAAAATTTAATGTCAAAATTTTTCCTTGCACTGGATAGTGGATTGAAGCCACACTCATATGTGGAAAGCTTTTCACCATCTGGCTTACTCACTGCAAGAAACATAGGCAATATACCTAAAGCAAAAGATACTACAATTGATACGCAGATAAAGATTACTATGGTTAAATATTCGCTCATTTAACAAAACATATAACACTATGAGTTTACATGCTTTCCTAACTTTTTACCACCTAAAATATG is part of the Wolbachia endosymbiont (group A) of Anomoia purmunda genome and harbors:
- a CDS encoding NADH-quinone oxidoreductase subunit A, coding for MSEYLTIVIFICVSIVVSFALGILPMFLAVSKPDGEKLSTYECGFNPLSSARKNFDIKFYLVSILFIIFDLETAFLFPWAVSLSKISYGGFWSMMVFLAILTIGFIYEWCKGALEWE
- a CDS encoding NuoB/complex I 20 kDa subunit family protein; protein product: MTNQILSNDDWGRYKKEGFLVTKFGDLTDYVMNWARSGSLWPMTFGLACCAVEMMHTASSRYDLDRYGIMFRASPRQSDVMIVAGTLTNKMAAALRKVYDQMADPKYVISMGSCANGGGYYHYSYSVVRGCDRIVPVDVYVPGCPPTAEALLYGMLCLQNKIKRTQNIKHG